CAAATAATACAATAACAAGGCATGGGAGGTGGAGCTACAGCGCCTTAGACACGCCCACGGATCTCCTGCCTCctttaaatctaagcagtacttaccgttttagagagtgatcttctccgccagcttctgggtatgggctgcgggactgggcgttcctatttgattgacagtcttccgacagtcgcatacatcgcgtcacgattttccgaaagtagccgaacgtcggtgcgcaggcgccgtatagagccgcaccgacgtttggcttctttcggctactcgtgacgcgatggatgtgaccgtcggaagcctgtcaattaaataggaacgcccagtcccgaagaccatacccggaagcggcggagaagatcgctctctaaaacggtaagtacggcacacccgattccccttcacaaaatgagcctcaatctaatgttaaaaaaaaaatttcgggtgaactcccgctttaagtggtcaaACTTTCCTAATTaacatacagaagtctattcctttgatgtaaaagacaaattgatacaatgtttagatttAACGTTCCACTGATAGAATGTTTTAAAACCTGGCAACTGCCCAGACTTTAACTTTTGATGGCTGAGTGCGAGAATTCTCTGCGTACCAAAGCCCGGGAAGATCGGGAAACcctttgtcaagatcgcaacgggggaaaaaaaattgtgataacgtTTCTTGCCGATTAATCGTGCTGCTCTAATGGATAGGGGTATGGAAAAGATTTTGGGGGGATCCTAAACCCTATCAGACCCTCaccttttattttcttatttctttttcctCCAGCCAAAAATCCCCCTGGGTCTCTTGGGTTTTTTGGCAATGGTTTCCTCTTGAGCTCGGAACTCCTCTTCATGTCTGGCTTGATCAACTAATCTCTGCTTCCCAAACTCTTCACTTAGTCTTCGCTCCTCGTCCTCCTGAGCTTGtcttctcctctgtctctctcgtTCCAGCTCTTCTTCCTGTTTCTGTAGCTTTTTCTTCCTTATTGCTTGTTCTAAGGCTCTCTTTCTTCCCAAATGTTCCTGTTCCATCTTCAGCTCTCGCTCATGAACATAGTTCAATACAAACTGTTTCCGTTCTTGCATCTCCTTCACCGGATCCCGCTTCTGATGTTCCACTCGGAATTGGGCATCCCTGATTACTTCCTTTAGGAAGCTCAGCActtcctcgtgtcttcctctgGTTCGAAAATGGTCTTCTCGAGTGTAATTCTCAAAGGCAAAGATCCTTTCAATGCCCATTTCTTTGAAAGTGTACTCAACAGCTACCAGATTCCCGAATGTTTTGTGGGTGAGAACCACAATAGGAAAAATCCCTGGAAAGACAAAGAAAGAGTGTACTAGTTAAATGTAGAAGAGTATCcattatacactatgggccagattcacaaaagagatacgaaggagtatctcagatacgccgtcgtatctctcagagtatctatgcggctgattcatagaatcaggttacgcatagatagccagaagatccgacatgtgtaatggacttacactgtcggatcttaggatgcaataccgcggctgccgctggggggagttcgcgtcgtaaaccagcgtcgggtatgcaaattaggagttacggcgatccacaaagatttttcccgtcgttacgtcgtcgcaagtgttagatttccgtcgcaaagatagggcacctttaacatggtgtaaaagtactccaccatgttaaagtatgcccgtctttcccgcgtcgctttttttttttttttttttctttttcccggcgtaagtgctttgttgacgtcgcgattcacaaaacgttggcgcgtcgtaatttcgcgcaaagcacgtcgggaaatttgcgacgggagcatgtgcagtacgttcggcgcgggagcgtccctaatttaaatggtacccgccccatttgaattgggccgccttgcgccggacgtgtttaagatacaccgctgcaaatttccaggtaagtgctttgtggattgggcactaaatcggaaaacttgcggcggtgtaacgtaaaccggttacgttatgCTGCGCCgcctgtatgtgaatctggcccaagattaccaaaagtattgggacgcctgcctttacacacacatggggccagatccacgtacctcggcgcatatataggccggcgtagcgtatctcaggtacactacgccgccgtaacttagagcggaggttccttatacacaaagaatttgcgccgtaagttacggcggcgtagtgtaaatgtgtcggcgtaagggcgcgaaattcaaatgactaagatgtgggcatgATTAATGTTAAtttaacttgaccccacgtaaatgacgtttttttggaacggcgcatgcgccgtccgtggggtatcccagtgcgcatgctcgaaatcaaatagtcaatgctttcgacgtgagcgtaatttacgcaaagccctattcacaaacgttttacgcaaacgacgtaaacaacggaaaatttgacgctggcccgacgtccatgcttaacattgcgtacgcctcatagaggcaggggtaactatacgccggaaaaagccttacgcaaacgacataaaaaaaatgtgccgggcggacgtacgttctgagaattggcgtatctagctaatttgcatactctacgcggaaatcaacggaagcgccacctagcggccagcgtaaatatgcacctatgatccgacggcgtactaagacgtacgccagtcggatcgagcccacattcaggcgtatcttgttttgtgaatacaaaacaaagatatgccggcgcatcgtagaacttacgcggcgtatcaatagatacgccgccgacgtaagttcttcgtggatctgggccatgaactttaatgacatcccagtcttagtctgtagggttcaatattgagttggctccgccctttacagctataacagcttcacctcttctgggaaggccgtccacaaggtttaggagggtgtctatgggaatgtttgactattcttccagaagcgcatttgggttgtttttcaggggttgggggggggggggggagctttatTTACCGGTCAAATCTTTTGCTGTATGAAGCAAAGCCTTCAGATCCGCTCTTTCCTCAGGAAGAATGGTTTTCTTCAAACTAAAATTAGATGGGAAAGAGAgaatagattattttttaaatacaatgcaTAACCTCCttactaccggccgccgtcaattgacggcggcacgatagctctcttgttctgagaggacgtcatatgacgtcctcatctTGCAGAGCCACTACGGGGTGCGTGGGCGCACCCACCGCGTTACCAGGAGCCCGATGCACGTggccggcggccgcaatgtcctccaggtacccgcgattgcccagtaactgagcaggaccgtggatctctgtgtgtaaactgtGCCCGGCGTGTCACGTGATGCCAATGCTTGTGCCTGgcagccacgatgtccgccaggctcccgcgatcggcagtgacagagcagggacgtggaactgtgtgtgcaaacacagagctccacgtcctgtcagggagaggagaccgatgctgtgttccttgtacatagggacacagatcggtcacctccctcagtcagtcccctcccaccacagtaagaatcactccctagggaacacatttaaccccttcctcgccccctagggttaaccccttccctgctagtcacatttatacagtaatcagtgcatatttatagcactgttcgctgtataaatgtgaatggtcccaaaatagtgtcaaaagtgtccgatatgtctgccgtaatatcgcaggcctgacaaaaatcgcagatcgccgtcattactagtaaaaaaaaaaaaatctatcccctattttgtaggcgcaataacttttgcgcaaaccaatcaatatacgcttattgcgatttttttaccaaaaatatgtcgaagaatacgtattggcctaaactgagaaaaaaacagtttttaaaaaaaagaagaaaattgggatattattataacaacaagtaaaaaaatattgtgtttttttcaaaattttctgtctttttttgtttatagcgcaaaaaataaaaaacacagaggtgatcaaataccaccaaaagaaagctctatttgtgataaaaaaattataaaaatataatttgggtacagcgttgtatgaccgcgcaattgtcattcaaaatgcgtcagcgctgaaagctgaaaattggtctgggcaggaagggggtttaattgcccggtacggaagtggttaaatcagacgCATAAAGAAACTATCTTATTGCAAATGTTATtgctgttgttttttcttttttaatggggatatttctaaagcctcgtacacacggacggttttcccgacgggaaaactgcgatggagcttttggccggggatcccggccgtgtgtatgctcctcgcagtttttcccacgggaaaactgcccaaaaaccgttGGACAAAAAAATAGAACCagctctctcttttttcccgccgagaAAACTGGCAgacttttgtccggcggtttttggcagttttcctatggggaaaaactgtgaggagcatacacacggccgggattcccgaccaaagctccatcgcagttttcctgtcgggaaaaccagccgtgtgtagagggaaagactgaccgagcaggtccTCGGCTTTCCCCCTCGGGATTTCCaatgggaacttttcccgtcggaaatcctgcacgtgtgtacgggacatATGTCAATAATCCGGGGCTCTCTCAGAATTCAAACCTGCCTCTGGCCGCAATTTCCAAGAAACTCCAAACAAGGGTTTGTCCCAGAATTTGGGGATTTTTAAACTCTCTTGAAAATAACTCAGCCCATCCTGGCCATAAAaacctttggcccagattctcatagaacttacgacggcgcagcgccatgtacgccgtcgtaagtcctaatctggctcgtcgtatctatgcgactgattcttagaatcagttacgcatagatatccattagatccgacaggcgtaagtctcttacgccgtcggatctaaactgcaattttttttttgcccgctaggtggcgcttccgtcggattccctgtcgagtatgcaaattagctagatactcgaattcccgaacgtacgcgcgggcgacgcagtaaagttacgacgttacATTAGGCTTTAttaccggcgtaaagttgcccctgctatatgaggcgcagccaatgttaagtatggccgtcattcccgcgtcaaaattttacaaagttacgtcgtttgcgtaagtcgtccgtgaatggggctggacgtcatttacgttcacgtcaaaaccaatgacgtccttgcgacgtcatttggagcaatgcacactgggatattttagggacggcgcatacgcagttcgttcggcgtggggacgcgcttcatttaaatgatacacgccccctacccgccgccgaatttgaattccgctgcgtgatttacgctacgtcgccgcaactttacaggcaagtgctttgtgaataaagcacttgcctgaaaaacttgcggcggcgtaacgtaaatcggatacgttacgccgcagtatAGATACttcattctacgagaatctggccctttgttttcctTACCTGTGCACCAAGACCGGGACGATAAAATCCGAAGTTTTTACTGTTTTCTCGGAGTCTACGATTCTGTCTACAAGACCAAATCCTCGACTCCATTCCACTTGTTTTCCCAGGGGAAgcaaattacctgaaaaaaaaagtcaaatggaaTTTAGAAGACTGAGAGATGTAAAGGTCTACTAGGACTCTGAGCTTGGCCTTCGTTCCATTTGAGCTTCGTCAATTCAGTGAG
The Rana temporaria chromosome 6, aRanTem1.1, whole genome shotgun sequence DNA segment above includes these coding regions:
- the LOC120942562 gene encoding uncharacterized protein LOC120942562, whose amino-acid sequence is MDMDRLRPVIDTFSFERCKGGNQGFNRILIQLFGLMGHGKSSFINTCIFVWQDGEYQSWAKTDEECGGGHHGGLTMNRIPHKLTSNITLVDNRGLVTMNPYETGEIFAQLGNLLPLGKQVEWSRGFGLVDRIVDSEKTVKTSDFIVPVLVHSLKKTILPEERADLKALLHTAKDLTGIFPIVVLTHKTFGNLVAVEYTFKEMGIERIFAFENYTREDHFRTRGRHEEVLSFLKEVIRDAQFRVEHQKRDPVKEMQERKQFVLNYVHERELKMEQEHLGRKRALEQAIRKKKLQKQEEELERERQRRRQAQEDEERRLSEEFGKQRLVDQARHEEEFRAQEETIAKKPKRPRGIFGWRKKK